A single window of Intrasporangium calvum DSM 43043 DNA harbors:
- the rpmJ gene encoding 50S ribosomal protein L36 translates to MKVQPSVKKICDKCKVIRRNGRVMVICDNLRHKQRQG, encoded by the coding sequence ATGAAGGTTCAGCCGAGCGTCAAGAAGATCTGCGACAAGTGCAAGGTGATTCGCCGCAACGGGCGCGTCATGGTGATCTGCGACAACCTGCGCCACAAGCAGCGCCAGGGCTGA
- the infA gene encoding translation initiation factor IF-1: MAKKDGVIEIEGTIVEALPNAMFRVELSNGHKVLAHISGKMRQHYIRILPEDRVVVELSPYDLTRGRIVFRYR; encoded by the coding sequence ATGGCCAAGAAGGACGGTGTCATCGAGATCGAGGGCACGATCGTCGAGGCTCTCCCGAACGCGATGTTCCGGGTCGAGCTGAGCAACGGTCACAAGGTGCTCGCACACATCTCGGGCAAGATGCGCCAGCACTACATCCGGATCCTCCCCGAGGACCGGGTCGTGGTGGAGCTCTCGCCCTATGACCTGACCCGCGGTCGGATCGTCTTCCGTTACCGCTGA
- a CDS encoding iron chaperone, with protein MGTVTDYLAAIDDAGRRAALTRVIDLARQVVPDAEEGMGYGMPALRHRGKPLVAVVWAAKHLSVFPFSSAVVDAVAGDLDGFSLSKGTIRFTEDRPVPDAVVARLVRLRADEIEGRR; from the coding sequence ATGGGCACCGTCACCGACTACCTGGCTGCGATCGACGATGCCGGCCGCCGCGCCGCACTGACCCGGGTCATCGACCTCGCCCGACAGGTCGTCCCGGACGCGGAGGAGGGGATGGGCTACGGGATGCCGGCCCTGCGGCACCGCGGCAAGCCGCTCGTGGCGGTCGTCTGGGCCGCGAAGCACCTGTCGGTGTTCCCGTTCAGCAGCGCCGTCGTCGACGCGGTGGCCGGTGACCTGGACGGGTTCTCGTTGTCCAAGGGCACGATCCGCTTCACCGAGGACCGGCCCGTGCCGGACGCCGTGGTCGCGCGCCTCGTCCGACTGCGCGCCGACGAGATCGAGGGTCGCAGGTAG
- a CDS encoding DHA2 family efflux MFS transporter permease subunit, whose amino-acid sequence MTSEGRTTRVSEGSRTAAPTEEPPRSPWPALWAMVLGFFMILVDSTIVSVATPAIMVAFDANVNGVVWVTSAYLLAYAVPLLITGRLGDRYGPKRLYLIGLTVFTLASLWCGLTDTIGALVVARVVQGIGASMLTPQTMAVITRTFPAASRGQAMALWGATAGVAMLVGPILGGLLTDGPGWEWIFFVNVPVGIVGLVLAIRLVPRLETHTHSFDWLGVVLSAVGMFLIVFAIQEGETYDWGTITGPVSIPALIILGLIVIGVFLWWQRRNSREPLLPLGLFRDRNFSLANAGISAVGCSITAMAFPLMLYAQGVRGLSPTGAALLLAPMAVISGGLAPVAGRLTDRLHPRSLASFGVVTTAGAIFWLASVMRPDTETWQLLLPMSLMGVGSPFLWAPLSATATRNLPMSAAGAGSGVYNTTRQVGAVLGSAAIAVLMQARLATNLPGIPTDGAAIRQGGGTMPPAIADGFAAAMAESMVLPAAVLLAGVVAVLFFERPRHQTA is encoded by the coding sequence ATGACGAGCGAAGGACGCACGACCCGCGTGAGCGAGGGGAGCCGCACCGCTGCGCCGACGGAGGAGCCGCCGCGCAGCCCGTGGCCAGCCCTGTGGGCCATGGTGCTGGGCTTCTTCATGATCCTCGTCGACTCGACGATCGTTTCGGTCGCGACGCCGGCGATCATGGTCGCGTTCGACGCGAACGTGAACGGGGTCGTGTGGGTCACGAGCGCCTACCTGCTCGCCTACGCCGTGCCCCTGCTCATCACCGGACGGCTCGGCGACCGTTATGGGCCCAAGCGGCTCTACCTGATCGGCCTGACCGTGTTCACCCTGGCCTCGTTGTGGTGCGGGCTGACCGACACGATCGGTGCCCTTGTGGTCGCCCGTGTCGTCCAGGGGATCGGTGCCTCGATGCTGACGCCGCAGACGATGGCCGTCATCACCCGCACCTTCCCGGCGGCCTCGCGCGGTCAGGCGATGGCCCTCTGGGGAGCGACCGCGGGGGTGGCGATGCTCGTCGGGCCGATTCTCGGCGGCCTGCTCACCGACGGCCCCGGCTGGGAGTGGATCTTCTTCGTCAACGTTCCCGTCGGCATCGTCGGGCTCGTCCTCGCCATCCGGCTCGTGCCGCGACTCGAGACCCACACCCACAGCTTCGACTGGCTCGGCGTGGTGCTGTCCGCCGTGGGGATGTTCCTCATCGTCTTCGCCATCCAGGAGGGCGAGACCTACGACTGGGGCACCATCACCGGGCCCGTCTCCATCCCGGCGCTCATCATCCTCGGCCTCATCGTCATCGGGGTCTTCCTCTGGTGGCAGCGCCGCAACTCACGCGAGCCGCTCCTTCCGCTCGGCCTCTTCCGGGACCGCAACTTCTCGCTCGCCAACGCGGGCATCTCCGCCGTCGGCTGCTCCATCACGGCGATGGCCTTCCCGCTGATGCTCTACGCCCAAGGAGTGCGGGGCCTGTCGCCGACGGGGGCCGCGCTGCTGCTCGCCCCGATGGCGGTCATCTCGGGAGGTCTCGCCCCGGTCGCCGGTCGCCTGACCGACCGGCTCCACCCGCGGAGTCTGGCGAGCTTCGGCGTCGTGACGACAGCGGGGGCGATCTTCTGGCTGGCCTCCGTGATGCGGCCCGACACCGAGACGTGGCAGCTGCTGCTCCCCATGTCGCTGATGGGGGTGGGCAGCCCGTTCCTCTGGGCGCCGCTGTCGGCGACGGCCACCCGCAACCTGCCGATGTCGGCGGCCGGCGCCGGGTCCGGCGTCTACAACACGACCCGTCAGGTCGGCGCCGTGCTCGGCAGCGCGGCCATCGCCGTGCTCATGCAGGCGCGGCTCGCGACGAACCTCCCCGGCATTCCCACCGACGGCGCCGCCATCCGCCAGGGCGGCGGCACGATGCCCCCGGCGATCGCCGACGGGTTCGCGGCCGCGATGGCCGAGTCGATGGTCCTGCCCGCCGCGGTGCTGCTGGCCGGAGTCGTCGCCGTCCTCTTCTTCGAGCGCCCGCGCCACCAGACCGCCTGA
- the gdhA gene encoding NADP-specific glutamate dehydrogenase, protein MTTLDPHLQDIYDVVLRRNPGEGEFHQAVLEVFESLAPVVRKHPEFAESKVLERVCEPERQVIFRVPWVNDAGDIEINRGFRVEFSSVLGPYKGGLRFHPSVNLGIIKFLGFEQIFKNALTGMPIGGGKGGSDFDPKGRSDREVMAFCQSFMTELYRHIGEYTDVPAGDIGVGGREIGYLFGQYKRITNRYESGVLTGKGLGWGGSLVRKEATGYGTVFFADEMLKSRGESFDGKRVVVSGSGNVAIYAVEKAEQLGARVIACSDSGGYIVDEDGIDLELLKDLKETQRARISSYVDARPSATYVAAGSIWDVECDIALPCATQNELDEDAAITLVKHGVQVVAEGANMPSTPAATRVFSDAAVLFAPGKAANAGGVATSALEMQQNASRDSWTHEYTEERLAGIMRGIHERCAAAADEYGAPGNYVIGANTSSFVQLADAVLALGVI, encoded by the coding sequence ATGACCACCCTTGACCCGCACCTGCAGGACATCTACGACGTCGTCCTGCGGCGCAATCCGGGCGAGGGCGAGTTCCACCAGGCCGTCCTCGAGGTCTTCGAGTCGTTGGCGCCGGTCGTTCGCAAGCACCCCGAGTTCGCGGAGTCCAAGGTCCTCGAGCGGGTGTGCGAGCCGGAACGGCAGGTCATCTTCCGCGTGCCGTGGGTCAACGACGCGGGGGACATCGAGATCAACCGCGGGTTCCGGGTCGAGTTCAGCTCGGTCCTCGGGCCCTACAAGGGCGGCCTGCGTTTCCACCCGAGCGTCAACCTCGGCATCATCAAGTTCCTCGGCTTCGAGCAGATCTTCAAGAACGCCCTGACCGGCATGCCGATCGGCGGCGGCAAGGGCGGGAGCGACTTCGACCCGAAGGGGCGCAGCGACCGTGAGGTGATGGCCTTCTGCCAGTCCTTCATGACGGAGCTCTACCGCCACATCGGCGAGTACACCGACGTGCCCGCGGGTGACATCGGCGTGGGTGGGCGGGAGATCGGCTACCTCTTCGGACAGTACAAGCGGATCACCAACCGCTACGAGTCCGGGGTACTGACCGGCAAGGGCCTGGGGTGGGGTGGCTCCCTCGTCCGCAAGGAGGCCACCGGGTACGGCACCGTCTTCTTCGCGGACGAGATGCTGAAGTCCCGAGGCGAGTCGTTCGACGGCAAGCGCGTCGTCGTCTCCGGCTCAGGGAACGTCGCGATCTACGCCGTCGAGAAGGCGGAGCAGCTCGGTGCCCGCGTCATCGCCTGCTCGGACTCCGGTGGCTACATCGTCGACGAGGACGGGATCGACCTGGAGCTGCTCAAGGACCTCAAGGAGACCCAGCGCGCGCGCATCAGCAGCTACGTCGACGCGCGCCCCTCCGCGACGTACGTGGCGGCGGGCAGCATCTGGGACGTCGAGTGCGACATCGCGCTGCCCTGCGCGACCCAGAACGAGCTCGACGAGGACGCCGCGATCACGCTGGTCAAGCACGGCGTCCAGGTGGTTGCCGAGGGAGCGAACATGCCGAGCACACCGGCCGCGACCCGCGTCTTCAGCGACGCCGCCGTGCTCTTCGCGCCGGGAAAGGCGGCCAACGCCGGTGGCGTGGCCACCTCCGCCCTCGAGATGCAGCAGAACGCGTCCCGGGACTCGTGGACCCACGAGTACACGGAGGAGCGCCTGGCCGGGATCATGCGCGGCATCCACGAGCGCTGCGCCGCGGCCGCGGACGAGTACGGCGCACCGGGGAACTACGTCATCGGGGCCAACACGTCGTCGTTCGTCCAGCTCGCCGATGCCGTCCTCGCGCTCGGCGTGATCTGA
- the map gene encoding type I methionyl aminopeptidase, giving the protein MFGRRKLQGRTDEQLLLMREAGLLVGRTLEMLRERIVPGVTTLELDRLAEEFIRGHGGIPNFQLVPGYSHTLCTSVNDEVVHGIPGGRVLEAGDVVSVDCGAEVRGWNGDAAVSVVVGGPEAARPADLALIAATEASLYAGIAAMRVGGRLYAVGDAVEASIEASAERDGHTYGIVDEYVGHGIGTEMHMDPQIPNYAVGESGPKLPAGFTGAIEPMVTLGGSSTRVLGDDWTVVTADGTRAAHWEHSVAVRPEGLWVLTAIDGGQAALEANGAAYAPLG; this is encoded by the coding sequence GTCGGACCGACGAGCAGCTGCTCCTCATGCGTGAGGCGGGGCTGCTCGTCGGCCGTACCCTCGAGATGCTCCGGGAGCGCATCGTCCCCGGCGTCACCACGCTCGAGCTCGACCGGCTGGCTGAGGAGTTCATCCGCGGTCACGGCGGGATCCCGAACTTCCAGCTCGTGCCGGGCTACTCGCACACCTTGTGCACGAGCGTCAACGATGAGGTCGTCCACGGGATCCCGGGCGGCAGGGTCCTCGAGGCCGGTGACGTGGTCTCGGTCGACTGCGGTGCCGAGGTGAGGGGCTGGAACGGTGACGCCGCGGTCTCCGTCGTCGTCGGCGGACCCGAGGCTGCCCGTCCCGCGGACCTGGCTCTCATCGCCGCCACCGAGGCGAGCCTCTACGCCGGCATCGCGGCGATGCGCGTCGGCGGACGGCTCTACGCGGTGGGCGACGCTGTCGAGGCGAGCATCGAGGCGTCAGCGGAGCGCGACGGCCACACCTACGGGATCGTCGATGAGTACGTCGGCCACGGCATCGGGACCGAGATGCACATGGACCCGCAGATCCCCAACTATGCCGTGGGGGAGAGCGGGCCGAAGCTGCCGGCAGGGTTCACCGGCGCGATCGAACCGATGGTGACCCTCGGTGGGTCGTCGACCCGCGTCCTCGGCGACGACTGGACCGTGGTCACGGCCGACGGCACCCGGGCCGCGCACTGGGAGCACTCGGTCGCGGTGCGTCCCGAGGGCCTGTGGGTCCTCACGGCCATCGACGGAGGCCAGGCTGCGCTGGAAGCGAACGGAGCGGCATACGCCCCCTTGGGCTGA